A window from Hoeflea sp. IMCC20628 encodes these proteins:
- a CDS encoding ABC transporter substrate-binding protein: protein MKRYIKNGVFALTLLSVGGFASIAVAEVESETPIKIAINEWTGQHLSANIAAELLKKMGYQVELVTAGGLPQFTAMAQNALDLNPEVWDNSVTDIYTDGLASGKLVNLGDLGLEPQDGWIYPPYMAEKCPGLPDYKALYDCAEAFATAETFPNGRLVAYPADWGTRSASVIEAIDLPFTAVPGGSEGAMMAELKSAIASEEPILMMMWQPHWVFAEYELESVVWNPIEGECVEESQERETACGFAQASVNKIVSSQMPVTWPGAAAFVEKFTLTNEEQNAMIFEVDQGGRALDEVVQEWIDNNEAKWSAWIK, encoded by the coding sequence ATGAAGCGCTACATAAAAAATGGAGTCTTCGCTCTTACCCTTTTGTCGGTGGGAGGTTTTGCCTCGATTGCAGTGGCAGAAGTCGAGTCGGAAACGCCTATCAAGATTGCCATCAATGAATGGACTGGTCAGCATCTTTCCGCGAATATTGCTGCTGAGCTTTTGAAGAAGATGGGCTACCAGGTCGAACTTGTCACGGCCGGTGGTCTGCCACAATTCACCGCGATGGCTCAGAACGCACTGGATCTCAATCCGGAAGTTTGGGACAATTCGGTGACGGATATCTACACAGATGGTCTTGCATCGGGAAAGCTTGTCAACCTGGGTGATTTGGGCCTCGAACCACAGGATGGGTGGATATACCCTCCTTACATGGCCGAGAAATGCCCTGGCCTGCCTGACTATAAGGCGCTCTACGACTGTGCCGAGGCTTTTGCCACCGCAGAAACCTTCCCGAACGGACGCCTGGTCGCTTACCCAGCCGACTGGGGCACTCGATCAGCCTCGGTCATCGAGGCAATCGACTTGCCGTTCACCGCCGTGCCCGGCGGCTCCGAAGGTGCAATGATGGCGGAACTCAAGAGCGCCATTGCTTCAGAGGAACCGATCCTGATGATGATGTGGCAACCCCACTGGGTATTCGCTGAATACGAGCTGGAGTCGGTGGTGTGGAACCCCATAGAAGGTGAATGCGTCGAAGAATCCCAGGAGCGTGAGACCGCTTGCGGGTTCGCACAGGCTTCAGTCAACAAGATCGTGTCGAGCCAGATGCCCGTCACATGGCCGGGCGCAGCAGCCTTTGTCGAGAAATTTACCCTGACGAACGAAGAGCAAAATGCGATGATCTTCGAGGTCGACCAGGGTGGACGCGCCTTGGACGAGGTCGTTCAGGAATGGATCGACAACAACGAGGCCAAATGGTCTGCCTGGATCAAGTAA
- a CDS encoding ATP-binding cassette domain-containing protein produces the protein MLANEADRTAAEVKVSCRNLWKVFGPNPDSYFDKPGDEIAVDALAARMRDEDHLPAVIDVSFDVHVGEIFVIMGLSGSGKSTVVRCLSRLIEASHGQVLLDDEDLLSMGPKELIEVRRHKMGMVFQNFGLLPHLTVLENVAFPLRLQKLSLVEQQEKAQRVIELVGLTGREQSFPGQLSGGQQQRVGIARSLAVEPDLWLLDEPFSALDPLIRRQMQDEFLRIQRVLQKSIVFITHDFLEALRIADRMAIMRAGKIVQIGTPEELILNPVDDYVAQFASEVPRIRVLRAGECTVEMTGDTSGMQRVSSRTTAENLVSILSGEPDGIIVEAPSGVQLGIVTPASLIRALASAERKRYNDAE, from the coding sequence GTGCTTGCGAATGAAGCGGATCGCACTGCGGCCGAAGTAAAGGTGTCCTGCCGGAACCTGTGGAAGGTTTTCGGCCCGAACCCCGATTCTTACTTCGACAAGCCAGGGGACGAGATCGCTGTCGATGCCCTCGCGGCACGGATGCGTGACGAAGACCATTTGCCTGCCGTAATTGATGTCAGCTTCGACGTCCATGTCGGCGAGATATTCGTCATCATGGGCCTCTCCGGATCTGGCAAGTCCACCGTCGTCCGCTGCCTGTCGCGGCTGATCGAAGCCTCTCACGGGCAGGTTCTGCTTGACGATGAGGATCTTCTTAGCATGGGCCCGAAAGAATTAATCGAGGTCCGGCGCCACAAGATGGGAATGGTATTCCAGAATTTTGGACTTCTGCCGCATCTCACTGTCCTGGAAAACGTAGCCTTCCCCCTGCGGCTTCAGAAGCTGTCGCTGGTGGAGCAACAGGAAAAGGCGCAGCGCGTCATCGAGCTTGTTGGGCTTACGGGGCGTGAGCAAAGCTTTCCGGGTCAGCTTTCCGGAGGCCAACAACAACGGGTCGGCATTGCGCGGTCGCTCGCTGTCGAACCTGACCTATGGCTGCTGGATGAGCCGTTTTCGGCACTCGACCCTCTGATCCGGCGTCAGATGCAGGATGAATTCCTGCGCATCCAGCGGGTTCTGCAAAAATCGATCGTCTTCATTACGCATGATTTCCTTGAAGCGTTACGGATCGCTGATCGCATGGCGATCATGCGGGCGGGTAAGATCGTGCAGATTGGCACCCCGGAAGAATTGATCCTGAACCCGGTGGATGACTATGTCGCCCAGTTCGCCAGCGAAGTGCCGCGGATCCGCGTGCTGCGTGCCGGGGAATGCACGGTGGAAATGACTGGCGACACCTCTGGAATGCAGCGGGTATCAAGCCGGACCACGGCAGAAAACCTGGTGAGCATCTTGTCTGGCGAACCGGACGGGATCATCGTCGAAGCCCCATCGGGAGTTCAACTGGGTATAGTCACCCCCGCCTCCCTTATCCGGGCGCTCGCTTCGGCTGAACGTAAGCGATACAATGACGCTGAATAG
- a CDS encoding ABC transporter permease subunit codes for MTLNRLKRTKLSEARPLGAQRNLGWLLVILFAFGCILVQDRIDWVAHYPDRLMLPIDGALNAVMDWVVANFEPLFKAITALLSAPMEWIRALLHVLPWSVFTFVMAAIAFGARGAGLAAFTALSLVYVQTVDLWFEAMNSFALVFISVPLAVLIGFGLGVWGFVSPRAQRAIYPMLDIAQTIPAFAYLLPILLLFGFGPVVGLVASILFAFPPMVRNTILGLERVPSDIIDAGLMSGATSFQSFRQVRFPSALRQILIGVNQTTMASLSMVIVASIIGGTADIGWEVLSTMRKAQFGDSLVAGVVIALMAMILDRITFGFAEREGATTIVKSRVQRYGFSLTVVAIALVLLALQTVFPILAHWPDGWHLDLAVPLDAAINWFVVSFKPALDSVKNTSLFVVMLPLKLGFDTAISPFTWGFELKYWHVAGYCALIGAAAFAAYRGGRFALAVWIVVLALVFYVGLTDMPWPAMLAILTYFGFCLGGFPLATGTALATGFLLVSGSWDKAMLTLYLCSLSVLAAFALGAVLGIVAAQNDWFSRMMRPVNDTLQTMPPFVLLIPIVMLFRIGEFTALFAIVFYALVPAFRYTEHGIRQVSTDAVEAATSLGATPSQLLFLVKLPLALPNIMLGLNQSIMAGIAMLVIAALVGTTGLGQEVYIGLSSGNFGQGFVAGIGMAIIAITADRFCQAWQRNYQNNLTKG; via the coding sequence ATGACGCTGAATAGACTGAAAAGAACCAAGCTATCCGAGGCACGCCCGCTTGGCGCGCAACGCAACCTCGGCTGGCTACTTGTCATCTTGTTCGCCTTTGGCTGCATCCTCGTGCAGGATCGCATCGATTGGGTTGCTCACTATCCCGACCGTCTTATGTTGCCGATAGATGGCGCCCTGAACGCCGTGATGGACTGGGTGGTTGCCAATTTCGAGCCGCTGTTCAAGGCCATTACTGCGCTTCTGTCTGCCCCGATGGAATGGATTCGCGCGCTGCTTCACGTCCTGCCGTGGAGTGTGTTTACCTTTGTCATGGCAGCCATCGCCTTTGGCGCGCGCGGTGCGGGATTGGCGGCATTTACTGCCCTGAGCCTTGTCTATGTGCAGACTGTGGACCTCTGGTTCGAAGCCATGAACTCCTTTGCGCTGGTGTTCATATCGGTACCGCTGGCAGTTCTGATCGGATTCGGCCTGGGCGTCTGGGGCTTTGTGTCTCCGCGTGCTCAACGCGCCATTTATCCCATGCTCGATATTGCACAGACAATTCCGGCCTTTGCCTATCTCTTGCCAATTCTGCTCTTATTCGGGTTTGGCCCGGTTGTCGGGCTCGTGGCCTCTATCCTTTTTGCGTTCCCCCCAATGGTGCGCAATACCATCCTGGGGCTGGAACGGGTTCCCTCCGATATCATCGATGCAGGACTGATGTCGGGCGCAACATCGTTTCAGTCGTTTCGACAAGTTCGATTTCCGTCTGCGCTTCGGCAAATACTGATCGGTGTCAACCAGACCACGATGGCCTCACTCAGCATGGTGATTGTCGCCTCGATTATCGGCGGCACCGCGGACATCGGTTGGGAGGTCCTGTCGACCATGCGCAAGGCGCAGTTCGGAGACAGTCTCGTAGCAGGCGTTGTCATCGCATTGATGGCAATGATTCTTGACCGGATTACATTCGGCTTTGCCGAACGCGAAGGGGCGACCACCATTGTAAAGAGCAGGGTGCAGCGCTACGGATTTTCCCTGACTGTCGTCGCAATTGCGCTTGTCCTGCTGGCGCTGCAAACTGTGTTTCCGATTTTGGCTCACTGGCCGGACGGCTGGCACCTGGATCTGGCAGTCCCGCTTGATGCGGCGATCAATTGGTTCGTTGTCAGTTTCAAACCGGCGCTCGACAGCGTCAAGAACACCAGTCTTTTCGTGGTGATGCTGCCGCTCAAGCTGGGTTTTGACACCGCCATCAGCCCCTTTACCTGGGGGTTCGAACTGAAGTACTGGCACGTGGCCGGCTATTGTGCCCTCATCGGTGCCGCGGCCTTCGCCGCATACCGTGGAGGACGGTTTGCTTTGGCCGTCTGGATCGTTGTCCTGGCGCTGGTTTTCTATGTCGGCCTTACTGACATGCCCTGGCCCGCGATGTTGGCGATCCTGACCTATTTCGGTTTTTGCCTCGGTGGTTTTCCCTTGGCTACCGGTACCGCTCTGGCGACGGGCTTTCTTCTGGTTTCCGGGTCCTGGGATAAGGCGATGCTCACGCTCTATCTCTGCTCGCTGTCTGTTCTTGCCGCGTTTGCTTTGGGTGCTGTGCTCGGGATTGTCGCAGCACAGAACGATTGGTTTTCCAGGATGATGCGCCCGGTCAACGACACGCTCCAGACGATGCCGCCTTTTGTTCTGCTGATTCCGATCGTGATGCTGTTCAGAATTGGCGAGTTTACAGCCCTGTTTGCCATTGTCTTCTACGCGCTCGTTCCCGCATTCCGGTACACCGAGCACGGCATAAGGCAGGTTTCGACCGATGCGGTGGAGGCGGCGACGAGCCTGGGGGCAACACCGAGCCAATTGCTCTTTTTGGTCAAGCTGCCGCTGGCGCTTCCAAACATCATGCTCGGGCTCAATCAATCGATCATGGCTGGCATCGCGATGCTGGTAATTGCAGCACTTGTTGGCACGACCGGGCTTGGCCAGGAGGTCTATATCGGTCTCAGCTCCGGCAATTTCGGGCAAGGGTTCGTCGCCGGAATCGGCATGGCCATCATCGCCATTACCGCAGATCGTTTCTGCCAGGCCTGGCAACGCAACTATCAGAACAATCTGACAAAAGGGTAG
- a CDS encoding histone deacetylase family protein has translation MKLVYSDDHREHAGAKEMRYDQMIPMSESPERMDIIMEALAKAGFKDVVSPQAHGLEVAHQIHDPAFVSFLQRCYPLWEKEFGLGGFATAYTFGMRSMGQSPNASVHSMLSCYTFDVCVPFVKGTWTAINSAKDVALTGAELIQNGEQAVFALCRPPGHHASQDLAGGYCYMNNAAIAAQSHLNAGSKRVAILDIDYHHGNGTQTIFYQRSDVFFASLHCRPEDEYPFLLGYATEVGEGDGKGYNLNLPMPRGTDYSVWEQALQTALQRIEAYNPDVLVVSLGVDTFADDPVGGFMLQSPDFTDIGSKIRTLNCPTQFVMEGGYSMSELGTNVANIIRGYSTKG, from the coding sequence ATGAAACTGGTTTATTCAGACGACCATCGCGAACATGCGGGCGCAAAGGAGATGCGGTACGATCAGATGATCCCTATGTCCGAAAGCCCCGAGCGCATGGACATCATCATGGAAGCGCTCGCCAAGGCCGGGTTCAAGGATGTGGTGTCGCCCCAAGCTCATGGATTGGAGGTCGCGCACCAAATTCACGACCCGGCCTTCGTCAGTTTTCTGCAACGCTGCTACCCTCTTTGGGAAAAGGAATTCGGGCTCGGCGGGTTTGCCACGGCCTATACCTTCGGGATGCGCTCAATGGGCCAGTCGCCCAACGCCTCTGTCCATTCGATGCTGAGTTGCTATACTTTTGACGTCTGTGTTCCGTTCGTGAAAGGCACCTGGACCGCAATAAATTCGGCCAAGGATGTCGCGCTGACAGGAGCCGAGTTGATTCAGAACGGCGAGCAGGCCGTGTTCGCGCTTTGCCGCCCGCCAGGGCACCATGCTTCGCAGGATCTGGCGGGAGGGTATTGCTACATGAACAATGCCGCGATTGCGGCGCAGTCTCATCTCAACGCCGGCAGCAAGCGCGTGGCCATCCTTGATATCGATTATCACCACGGCAACGGCACCCAGACAATTTTCTATCAGCGCTCGGATGTGTTCTTTGCGTCGCTTCATTGCCGGCCCGAAGATGAATATCCGTTTCTTCTGGGCTACGCGACCGAAGTCGGAGAAGGGGATGGCAAGGGCTATAATCTCAACCTGCCAATGCCGCGCGGCACCGACTATTCTGTATGGGAGCAAGCCCTTCAGACCGCCCTTCAACGCATTGAAGCCTATAATCCCGATGTCCTCGTTGTGTCGCTCGGGGTTGATACCTTTGCCGACGACCCAGTGGGTGGGTTCATGCTGCAAAGCCCGGATTTCACCGATATCGGCAGTAAAATCCGGACGCTGAACTGCCCTACGCAGTTCGTTATGGAGGGGGG